The sequence GCGACCCCACGCCCTCCCAGCCCGTGGGCCACGCGCCACGGCCCAGGGCCTCGCGAGCGCCGCGCATCACGTCCTCGCGGTCCGCCAGCCCCAGCTCCGCCATCTTCTGCTCGTACAGGTGGTACAGGCGGGCGAGCACCCGACCCCGCCTCTGCCTGTCCGAAGGGAGCACCTCCACCGCGTCCTGCAGCTCGCGCGGCGTGAGGCGGCCGGCCTTCAAGTCGAGCACCACGTCCAGCGCGGCGCGAGCGAAGGCGGGCTCGCGTACGTACTCGCCGAACGGCGTGTCGCCCAGCACGGGCCCCAGCGAGGACACCACCACGCGCGCGGCCACCGCCGCACACGGCCGCCGGTTCAGCTCGCGCGCGCCGCCGAGGGCGTGCAGCAGCTCGTCCCAGGTGAGCAGGTGGGAGCCCACCGACAGGCCGCTCGCATCCCCCCCGGCGCGCAGCGCGGCCTGGCGCCGGCCGGCGTCGGGATACACATGGAGGGTGCGGCCGGGTCGGGGGGACATTCGGGAGCGGATTGTAGAACGACCGGGCGGGTGGCTTTCATGCTCCTTTACGGGCCCGCCGCCCAGGTTCTTTCAATGCTCGCCTGCCTACCCTGCCCAGGAAGGGCGACTTCCCGGACTTCTCAGAGGACGTTCTGGACGAAGTTCCCGGTACCACCGCCGGCCAGCGTGTGGAGCTCGGCGCGAATCTGGTAGCTCTGGGCAGGCGGGCACGCCGGGTTGCGGCTACGCGTCGAAGCGATGGGCGAGCTCGAATTGCGCGAGCGCCGGATGCGAGAACCCCGCGCCGAGGAAGAAACGGTCGCACAGCCCTTCCGGAACGATGGCGCTCGCGGCAAGTGGCTTGCCGGGCCAGGCTGCCGCCAGAGCTCGGAGCAGCCTGCGTCCGTGGCCCTTCCCCCGCTCGGAAGGCTCCACGGCGATGGCTCGCAGCGCGAGCGTGGGCGCGGAGACGTCTCCAATCACAGCCACCGCGGGGCCGAGCCGGAATGCCCGCGCGGGCAGCGCCAGCCCCGCCACCGTGGACGGCGCCATCTGCCACGGCACGTCGTCCGGGAGCAGCCTCGCGCAGGCCAGGGGCTCGACCTCCTCCAGCGTGGCCGGCTCCGGCGTCGGAGTCCCCACGAAGCCCACCAGCCGGCGCACGCGCTGGAAGCCGAGACGCTCGTAGAGCCTCACCGCCGGGGCGTTCTGCTCGATGACCTCCAGCACCATCCGCGTGTCGCCGCGCATCCGCGCCTCGTCGAGCAAAGGCAGCAACATGCGAGCCCCCAGCTTGCGGTGGCGATGCGAGGGAATGATTCCCATTCCAGCAACGCGGCTCACCCTCCCCCGCCGCGCCATCAGCACCAGCCCCACCGATTCACCCTCCACCCGTGCAACGCGGCTGTCCGCCAGGCAGATGTGTTCGGTGCGCACGCGCGCGTCGAACAGCGCAGGCGCGTCGGGGACGTTGACGAAGTAGCCCTCGAACGAGCGGGCGAACAGCGTGGAGAGGGCGCGCGGCGAGAGGTCCGAAGCGGGAATGAGCTCCATGGCGTCGCGGTGTCTATCAAAGTTCCTCACGCTCCGGAGCGTCGCGAGCCCGCGCGCTCCCACGGCGGCGTACCGGAGTACCGCTCCGCGAGGAACGAGACGAAGGCCTTCACCTTCGACGGCACCAGCCGCCCCGGCGGGTGCACCGCGAAAATGCCCGTGTCGGGCACCGACCAACCATCCATCACCCGCACGAGCCTCCCGGACCGCAGGTCCTCCGCGATGAGGAACGTGGCCAGCACGGAGACTCCACAGCCCGCCACCGCCGCCAGTCGCAGCGCCTCCGCGTTGTCCGCGACGAGCACCGGACGGCCTCGTGCGGACACCTGCTCCTCGCCTCGCTGGAGATTCCACGACTGCCCATCCGAGAGCGGGCTGAAGTAGAGGCACGCATGGTGCGCCAGGTCCTCGGGCTTCATCGGATGCCGGCGGCCTCGCAGGTAGCTCGGGGCCGCGACGAGGAAGCGGTGGTTCGTCGCGAGCCGTCGCACCACGAGACTGGAGTCCGAGAGCGCGCCGATGCGGATGGCCACGTCGAAGCCCTCCTGCACGAGGTCCACGTAGCGGTCCATGAACGAGAGCTCCATCCCGATACGCGGATAGCGGCGCAGGAACTCCGGCAGCAGCGGCGCCACCTGGAGCTGACCGAACAGATTGGGCACGGCCACGCGAAGCCGTCCCCGAGGCTCGCCGGCCAGTCCCGAGACCAGCGCCTCCGCGTCCTCGACGCGGGTGAGCACGTCCGAGCATCGCTCCAGGTACAGCGTCCCCGCCTCGGTGAGCGACACATGGCGCGTGGTGCGGCGCAGAAGGGCCGTGCCCAGCGCATCCTCCAGGCGGGCGATGCGCCGGCTCAAGGCGGAGGGACTGATGCCCAGCTCGCGAGCCGCGTCCGCGAAGCTCAACGCCCGCGCCACCGCCGTGAAGCTGAGCATGTCTTCCAGCCGGTCCCGCAGTGCCACGCGCTCCATGCCCGCTGCCTCCACATTGTTGCGTGCCGTGCACGAGTCTAGTGCGGCTCAGGAGGATGATGGGGAGGAACCCGCGGGCTACTTGTGCACGGCACGCATCGGAAGTCGCTGGCGGCCATCCGGGCCGCGCGTGCTTCCGGTCCCCCCGCGGAGCGTAGACACCATGGCGGATACGAAGGGTTCGAAGTCATTCCAGGAGAAGGTGGTCCTCGTCACCGGGGCCGGGAGCGGAATCGGGCAGGCGGCGGCGGTGGCCTTCGCTCGCGAGGGAGCCACCGTCGTCCTCGCGGGCCGGCGGCGCGCGGAGTTGGACGCGGTGGCGAAGGAAGTCGAAGCCGCCGGTGGACGGGCGCTCGCCGTCCCCACGGATGTGGCGAAGGAAGAAGACGTGAAGCGACTCGTGCACACGACGCTCGAGCGGTTCGACCGGTTGGACGCGGCCTTCAACAACGCGGGCGTCGAAGGCTCCTTCGCGCCCATCCACGAGTTGAAGGCCGAGGACTTCGACCACACCTTCGGCATCAACGTGCGCGGGGTGTGGCTGTCCATGAAGTACGAGGTGGAGGCCATGCTGCGCTCGGGGCGCGGCGGAGCCATCGTCAACAACTCCTCGTGGCTGGCACATGGCGCCATGACGGGGACCTCCGTCTACTCCGCGAGCAAGG comes from Pyxidicoccus parkwaysis and encodes:
- a CDS encoding LysR family transcriptional regulator codes for the protein MERVALRDRLEDMLSFTAVARALSFADAARELGISPSALSRRIARLEDALGTALLRRTTRHVSLTEAGTLYLERCSDVLTRVEDAEALVSGLAGEPRGRLRVAVPNLFGQLQVAPLLPEFLRRYPRIGMELSFMDRYVDLVQEGFDVAIRIGALSDSSLVVRRLATNHRFLVAAPSYLRGRRHPMKPEDLAHHACLYFSPLSDGQSWNLQRGEEQVSARGRPVLVADNAEALRLAAVAGCGVSVLATFLIAEDLRSGRLVRVMDGWSVPDTGIFAVHPPGRLVPSKVKAFVSFLAERYSGTPPWERAGSRRSGA
- a CDS encoding GNAT family N-acetyltransferase; translated protein: MELIPASDLSPRALSTLFARSFEGYFVNVPDAPALFDARVRTEHICLADSRVARVEGESVGLVLMARRGRVSRVAGMGIIPSHRHRKLGARMLLPLLDEARMRGDTRMVLEVIEQNAPAVRLYERLGFQRVRRLVGFVGTPTPEPATLEEVEPLACARLLPDDVPWQMAPSTVAGLALPARAFRLGPAVAVIGDVSAPTLALRAIAVEPSERGKGHGRRLLRALAAAWPGKPLAASAIVPEGLCDRFFLGAGFSHPALAQFELAHRFDA
- a CDS encoding SDR family NAD(P)-dependent oxidoreductase, which encodes MADTKGSKSFQEKVVLVTGAGSGIGQAAAVAFAREGATVVLAGRRRAELDAVAKEVEAAGGRALAVPTDVAKEEDVKRLVHTTLERFDRLDAAFNNAGVEGSFAPIHELKAEDFDHTFGINVRGVWLSMKYEVEAMLRSGRGGAIVNNSSWLAHGAMTGTSVYSASKAALDGMIRAVALEGMDRGVRVNNVNPGIIDTPMLHRLTSEETQRPFIAHTPARRLGGSDEVADVVVWLCSDGARFMTGQNVLVDGGYTIAGHRSWVTPSTTPSHR